Proteins found in one Armatimonadota bacterium genomic segment:
- the secY gene encoding preprotein translocase subunit SecY, whose translation MKERLAGLAQALKLPDVRKRIMFVMWMFALYVACAHVPLPGIDKEALAQLFSGGGFGLGEILDTFAGGSLKRFSVFALGIMPYINASIIFQLLVMAIPSLEELQKEGEYGQRKINAWTKYLTVALAMLQAFGMISWFRAGQAFVGGPFMVVFDVLMMAAGTSFLMWMGDMITERGIGQGVSLIIFVGIMTRMPQDVAQTMTMWANEQIGIANIAFLALIFVATIYGIVKVQQAQRKIPVQYAKRIKGNKVYGGQSSFLPIRVNQAGVIPIIFAISIALFPATIAQFIGNPDVVKSISRIGISEDAISNTLFAVVQFTTPGRNGFATLLYFILVVLFTYFYTAVTFNPEQIAENLQKNGGAVPGIRPGERTRDYLDKILFRITLAGALFLGVIAVMQYYVGTITGVETFTLVGGTSLLIVVGVALDTMQQIEAQLLMRHYQGFLA comes from the coding sequence ATGAAAGAGCGACTCGCCGGGCTTGCCCAGGCGCTGAAGCTGCCCGATGTGCGCAAGCGCATCATGTTCGTCATGTGGATGTTTGCTCTCTACGTGGCGTGCGCGCACGTGCCCCTTCCCGGAATTGACAAGGAAGCCCTTGCGCAGTTGTTCAGTGGCGGCGGGTTCGGGCTGGGCGAGATCCTTGACACCTTCGCCGGCGGGTCACTCAAACGGTTCTCGGTCTTTGCGCTGGGCATCATGCCCTACATCAATGCCTCGATCATCTTCCAGCTGCTGGTAATGGCCATCCCGTCCCTCGAGGAACTGCAGAAAGAGGGCGAGTACGGCCAGCGCAAGATCAACGCCTGGACGAAGTACCTGACGGTCGCTCTCGCCATGCTCCAGGCGTTCGGGATGATCAGTTGGTTCCGCGCGGGACAGGCGTTCGTGGGCGGCCCGTTCATGGTGGTTTTCGACGTGCTGATGATGGCCGCGGGCACGTCCTTCCTGATGTGGATGGGGGATATGATCACGGAGCGCGGCATAGGTCAAGGCGTGAGCCTCATCATCTTTGTGGGGATCATGACCCGGATGCCGCAGGACGTGGCCCAGACTATGACTATGTGGGCCAACGAACAGATCGGGATTGCGAACATCGCTTTCCTCGCGCTGATCTTCGTGGCCACCATCTACGGTATCGTCAAAGTGCAGCAGGCGCAGCGGAAGATACCGGTGCAGTATGCCAAGCGAATCAAGGGCAATAAGGTCTATGGCGGGCAGAGCAGCTTCCTGCCAATCCGAGTGAACCAGGCGGGCGTGATCCCGATCATCTTCGCGATCTCCATCGCCCTGTTCCCGGCGACCATCGCCCAATTCATCGGCAACCCGGATGTGGTGAAGAGCATCAGCCGCATCGGGATCAGCGAGGACGCCATCAGCAACACGTTGTTCGCGGTGGTTCAGTTCACGACGCCGGGACGCAACGGTTTCGCGACGCTCCTGTACTTTATCCTGGTCGTCCTGTTCACGTACTTCTACACCGCAGTCACCTTCAACCCGGAGCAGATAGCGGAGAACCTTCAGAAGAACGGCGGTGCGGTGCCGGGCATCCGGCCGGGGGAACGGACCCGCGACTACCTCGACAAGATATTGTTCCGAATAACGCTGGCGGGAGCGTTGTTCCTGGGCGTCATCGCCGTGATGCAGTATTACGTGGGCACGATTACGGGTGTGGAAACCTTCACACTGGTTGGCGGAACGTCCCTGCTGATTGTGGTCGGCGTGGCGCTGGACACCATGCAACAGATTGAGGCCCAGCTGCTGATGCGCCACTACCAGGGCTTCCTGGCGTAG
- a CDS encoding adenylate kinase, protein MASNLILLGPPGAGKGTQAEFLVDRLAITHISTGDMLRAAVAKGTELGLEAKRYMDAGNLVPDELVVGIVRERISEPDCANGFLLDGFPRTIPQAEALDAAIAELGLEPPTVVNMEVPDQVLIDRLSGRRMCDTCKSIFHISRDSVDVGAPCPQEGCSGKIYQRSDDQAEAIAQRLEVYKRQTEPLISYYEGKGQLVRVDAVGTVEEVNAGVFAALKARGVG, encoded by the coding sequence ATGGCAAGCAATCTCATTCTCCTCGGCCCTCCGGGGGCCGGGAAGGGAACGCAGGCCGAGTTCCTGGTGGACCGCCTGGCGATTACCCACATCTCGACCGGCGACATGCTGCGGGCAGCAGTTGCGAAGGGCACCGAGCTGGGCCTCGAGGCCAAGCGGTACATGGACGCGGGGAACTTGGTGCCCGACGAGTTGGTCGTGGGGATCGTACGCGAACGGATTTCCGAGCCTGACTGCGCCAACGGCTTCTTGCTGGATGGCTTTCCACGGACCATCCCGCAGGCCGAAGCTCTGGATGCAGCCATTGCGGAGCTGGGACTGGAGCCGCCGACCGTGGTGAACATGGAAGTGCCGGACCAGGTGCTCATCGACCGTCTCTCGGGGCGGCGCATGTGCGATACCTGCAAGTCGATCTTCCATATCAGCCGCGACAGCGTGGACGTGGGCGCCCCCTGCCCGCAGGAGGGCTGTTCCGGGAAAATCTATCAGCGGTCGGACGATCAGGCTGAAGCGATCGCGCAGCGCCTTGAGGTGTACAAGCGTCAGACCGAGCCGCTGATTTCGTACTATGAGGGCAAAGGCCAGCTGGTCAGGGTGGACGCGGTGGGGACTGTGGAAGAGGTCAACGCCGGCGTATTCGCGGCCCTGAAGGCACGAGGCGTGGGTTGA
- the rpmD gene encoding 50S ribosomal protein L30, translating into MANGKVKVTLTGSHCGCTQPQRATLRALGLRKRDDSREHNLTPVVKGMIDKVKHLVEVNPISE; encoded by the coding sequence ATGGCTAACGGCAAAGTGAAAGTTACCCTCACAGGCAGCCACTGTGGCTGCACCCAGCCCCAGCGCGCAACGCTGCGCGCCCTGGGTCTGCGGAAGCGGGATGACTCCCGGGAGCACAACCTCACGCCTGTGGTCAAGGGCATGATCGATAAGGTTAAGCACCTGGTAGAGGTCAATCCGATCAGCGAGTAA
- the rplO gene encoding 50S ribosomal protein L15 has product MDYQSLDGTKRKDGKRVGRGHGSGSGKTSGRGQKGQKARTNTAPGFQGGQNPLYMRLPTLRGISNKSHNIGIFRKRFAIVNVATLAGFEAGTEVTPELLVETGVVKKLLDGLKILGEGELDRALTVKANAFSASARAKIEKAGGTAEVI; this is encoded by the coding sequence ATGGACTATCAGAGCCTCGACGGAACAAAGCGGAAAGACGGCAAGCGGGTCGGCCGTGGCCACGGCTCGGGGTCCGGCAAGACCAGCGGACGCGGCCAGAAAGGCCAGAAGGCCCGGACCAATACGGCGCCGGGGTTCCAGGGCGGGCAGAACCCCCTGTACATGCGGCTGCCGACCCTGCGCGGTATCAGCAATAAGTCCCACAATATCGGCATCTTCCGCAAGCGGTTCGCCATCGTCAATGTGGCGACGCTGGCCGGCTTCGAGGCGGGTACCGAGGTGACCCCCGAACTCCTGGTGGAGACCGGGGTGGTCAAGAAGCTGCTGGATGGCCTGAAGATTCTGGGAGAGGGTGAGCTGGACCGCGCCCTCACCGTCAAGGCCAACGCCTTCAGCGCATCGGCCCGTGCAAAGATTGAGAAAGCCGGCGGCACCGCCGAGGTGATCTGA
- a CDS encoding 50S ribosomal protein L18 has translation MSTERDRTKSRMKRHARIRLKVAGTAERPRLCVTRSLDHTYAQIIDDRAGRTLCAASTREAGVSDENGQTGNIAAAAKVGALVAQRALEKGITSVVFDRSGWPYHGRIKAVAESAREAGLKF, from the coding sequence GTGAGTACCGAAAGAGATCGCACCAAGAGCCGTATGAAGCGCCATGCGCGTATCAGGCTGAAGGTAGCCGGCACCGCCGAGCGGCCCCGGCTGTGCGTTACGCGGAGTCTTGACCACACCTACGCCCAGATCATCGACGACCGCGCGGGCCGAACGCTGTGTGCGGCGTCCACCCGTGAGGCGGGGGTGAGTGATGAGAACGGGCAGACCGGGAACATCGCTGCCGCTGCGAAGGTAGGGGCGCTGGTGGCCCAGCGCGCTCTGGAGAAAGGCATCACCTCAGTGGTCTTTGACCGCTCGGGCTGGCCCTATCACGGCCGGATCAAGGCTGTTGCAGAAAGCGCGCGCGAGGCCGGTCTGAAGTTCTAA